The window GAAGTCGCGCACCACCTGACGCGGCGAACTCGATGTCTCTGCGAACATCCATGGCGGCGGACGCACTGCCGAAAGAACCCAGCAAGCGGAGCAAACAAAGCAGCAGCAGAAGCTTTTTCATAATCTATCAGAGCGACCGTGAACGTCCGAGGGGCATGACCAACGACCGTTTTCCTGGTGAGCGAATGTGAATGGATCGTGCCACGTTGGCAGTCGGCCCGAACAGCGCAGCGTTGCGAGGAAGCCCTTCTTCCGGCGAGCTTCCAGAGATTGCCGATCCATCAAACATCGCCGCTAAAAAGTTGCGATAGGATTGATCGGTGAGCCCGTCCCGCCTGGAACGCGCAGCGGGGCGACCGTCAGCAGGAATTCCCATCGCTTTCTCGTCTCGCATTCGACACCCACTTGTTCGAGATCAAGAACATCCAGGATCCACACACCCATGGCGACGACCGCCAGTTGGTGAACCGGCATGGCAACTCCCTCGACCTGCGAAGGGACGACGTCACTGGCGGAATCGCTGCCCAGGACCGCCAGATCGCGCTTCTTCAGCCAGGGCATGCACGAGGCGTGCAATCCGGCGAAGGCGGACATATCCCAAGGCCCTTTGTCCGCGCGTCGCGCCCAGCGCCCAGTGCGAATGAGGACAATATCGCCCCGACGAACTTTGACGCCTGATTTCTTTTCCCAAGCCTCGAGGTCTTCGGGATAAATGGCTTCACCGAGGTCCAGGTAAGGCTTGCCTTTGAGTCTTGGAATATCAAACAAAACCGCGCGCCCCATCACGCCATCCTTGACACCCAGGATGGAGCATTTCTGCGCGCCACTCTCCTTGATATCGGCCGTGGTATTGCCGTTGTACATCTTGCCTTGATAGAAGATGTGGCAAAGCGCGTCCATGTGCGTGTGCACATAGCCGTGGTAATTCACCCCAATCATGTCACCGGCGCTTTCTGGATCACCGCCACGCGGCAGAAACATTTGGTGCGAATAAGGAGTCAGGCAATCCGCCGCCTTTTCCTTCACGGCATCGTGGCCCAGCGAAACGGTGACCCCTTCCCTGACAAGCCGGAGCGCGGCCTTCCGCTCCTTCGGTGTGATTAAATTCAAGGCCCCTTTTTGGTCGTCCTTCCCCCAGCGACCCCAGTTGGATAATTCCACCATCCAGCGGTCGATA is drawn from Verrucomicrobiota bacterium and contains these coding sequences:
- a CDS encoding cyclase family protein, translated to MTSRVHPCTLLLAFSLAVQFVPSATLTRVDAADSPSRHRVTKADIDRWMVELSNWGRWGKDDQKGALNLITPKERKAALRLVREGVTVSLGHDAVKEKAADCLTPYSHQMFLPRGGDPESAGDMIGVNYHGYVHTHMDALCHIFYQGKMYNGNTTADIKESGAQKCSILGVKDGVMGRAVLFDIPRLKGKPYLDLGEAIYPEDLEAWEKKSGVKVRRGDIVLIRTGRWARRADKGPWDMSAFAGLHASCMPWLKKRDLAVLGSDSASDVVPSQVEGVAMPVHQLAVVAMGVWILDVLDLEQVGVECETRKRWEFLLTVAPLRVPGGTGSPINPIATF